The following are from one region of the Corythoichthys intestinalis isolate RoL2023-P3 chromosome 17, ASM3026506v1, whole genome shotgun sequence genome:
- the rxfp3 gene encoding relaxin-3 receptor 1: MSGESSEEGSAWSANATTNRSSCDPHLHISDCGSEPGLDGAAALRVVISAVYSLVCVLGLVGNLLVLYLMKTKRAWNKSSINLFVTSLALTDFQFVLTLPFWAVENALDFTWLFGRVMCKAVSYVTAMNMYASVFFLTAMSVARYSSLASALHSRRRRQLLLPQLRRCGGAPLVAAFIWVAAACAALPHVVFSTTVRVSGEEDLCLVKFPEREGTSAQLWLGLYHSQKVLLGFVVPLIIISACYLLLLRFVAANNDANTASAKRRAKLTKSVTIVVLSFFLCWLPNQALTAWGILIKLNVVHFTYEYYTTQVYVFPVSVCLAHSNSCLNPVLYCLMRREFRKALKKLFRRIASPALTTLIRPITGTTKPEANERGDGQNAAAAAAISGGPREPEGVLFYPPGATM; this comes from the coding sequence ATGTCCGGGGAATCGTCAGAGGAAGGTTCGGCGTGGAGCGCCAACGCCACCACCAACCGCTCCTCGTGCGACCCCCACCTCCACATCTCTGACTGCGGGTCCGAGCCGGGCTTGGACGGCGCCGCGGCGTTGCGCGTCGTCATATCCGCCGTGTACTCGCTGGTGTGCGTGCTGGGCCTGGTGGGCAACTTGCTGGTGCTCTACTTGATGAAGACCAAGCGCGCTTGGAACAAATCGTCCATCAACCTGTTCGTCACCAGCTTGGCGCTGACCGACTTCCAATTCGTGCTGACGCTTCCTTTCTGGGCGGTGGAGAACGCGTTGGACTTCACGTGGCTCTTCGGGCGCGTCATGTGCAAGGCTGTGTCCTACGTGACGGCAATGAACATGTACGCCAGCGTCTTTTTCCTCACGGCCATGAGCGTGGCGCGCTACAGTTCCCTGGCGTCGGCGCTCCACAGCCGGCGTCGACGGCAGCTTCTATTGCCGCAGCTTCGGCGGTGCGGCGGGGCGCCCTTGGTGGCCGCCTTCATTTGGGTGGCTGCAGCCTGCGCCGCGCTGCCGCACGTCGTCTTCTCCACCACCGTGCGCGTGTCGGGCGAGGAGGACCTGTGCCTGGTTAAATTCCCGGAGAGGGAGGGCACCAGCGCGCAACTCTGGTTGGGACTCTACCACTCGCAGAAGGTTCTCCTGGGCTTCGTGGTGCCTCTCATCATCATCTCGGCTTGCTATCTTCTGCTTTTACGCTTCGTGGCAGCCAACAACGACGCCAACACGGCGAGCGCCAAGAGGCGGGCCAAACTGACTAAGTCGGTCACCATCGTGGTGCTCTCCTTCTTCTTGTGCTGGCTGCCCAACCAGGCGCTGACGGCGTGGGGCATCCTCATCAAGCTGAACGTGGTGCATTTCACCTACGAGTACTACACCACGCAGGTGTACGTGTTCCCCGTGTCCGTGTGCTTGGCGCACTCCAACAGTTGCCTCAACCCGGTGCTGTACTGCCTGATGCGTCGCGAGTTCCGCAAGGCGCTCAAGAAACTCTTCCGCAGGATCGCCTCGCCCGCGCTCACCACCCTCATTAGACCCATCACTGGCACCACCAAACCAGAGGCGAACGAACGGGGGGATGGCCAGAATGCGGCGGCAGCGGCGGCTATCTCTGGGGGACCCAGGGAGCCCGAGGGAGTGCTCTTCTACCCTCCAGGGGCGACAATGTGA